The following proteins are encoded in a genomic region of Zea mays cultivar B73 chromosome 9, Zm-B73-REFERENCE-NAM-5.0, whole genome shotgun sequence:
- the LOC100382590 gene encoding putative leucine-rich repeat receptor-like protein kinase family protein isoform X1 has product MEAAPPTSPPSLVLLLLLLLLIISPPSSAFLSPKGVNPEVQALMTIKSMLKDPRGVLKNWDQDSVDPCSWTTVSCSPENFVTGLEVPGQNLSGLLSPSIGNLTNLETVLMQNNNITGPIPAEIGKLTKLKTLDLSSNHLYGGIPASVGHLESLQYLRLNNNTLSGPFPSASANLSQLVFLDLSYNNLSGPIPGSLARTFNIVGNPLICGTNTEEDCYGTAPMPMSYKLNSSQGAPPLAKSKSHKFVAVAFGAAIGCISILSLAAGFLFWWRHRRNRQILFDVDDQHMENVGLGNVKRFQFRELQAATDKFSGKNLLGKGGFGFVYRGQLPDGTLVAVKRLKDGNVAGGEAQFQTEVEMISLALHRNLLRLYGFCTTATERLLVYPYMSNGSVASRLKGKPPLDWATRRRIALGAGRGLLYLHEQCDPKIIHRDVKAANVLLDDCCEAIVGDFGLAKLLDHRDSHVTTAVRGTVGHIAPEYLSTGQSSDKTDVFGFGILLLELVTGQTALEFGKAANQKKGAMLDWQSIVVVVVGQVKKMHQEKKLDVLVDKGLRSRYDGIEMEEMVQVALLCTQYLPGHRPKMSEVVRMLEGDGLAERWQASQRADSHKSFKVPDFTFSRCYSDLTDDSSLLVQAVELSGPR; this is encoded by the exons ATGGAGGCGGCGCCTCCAACTTCTCCACCCTCCCTGGTGCTactcttgctgctgctgctgctcatcATCTCTCCCCCTTCCAGCGCTTTCCTCTCCCCCAAGGGCGTCAAccctgaag TGCAAGCTCTGATGACGATCAAGAGCATGCTCAAGGACCCCCGTGGCGTCCTCAAGAACTGGGACCAGGACTCCGTGGATCCCTGCAGCTGGACCACCGTCAGCTGCTCGCCAGAGAATTTCGTCACCGGACT GGAGGTCCCAGGACAGAACCTCTCTGGCTTGCTCTCCCCGAGCATAGGGAACCTGACCAACCTTGAGACTGT TCTCATGCAGAACAACAACATCACCGGCCCAATCCCAGCAGAGATTGGCAAGCTTACAAAGCTCAAGACACTTGATCTCTCCAGCAACCACCTGTACGGTGGAATCCCCGCTTCTGTAGGCCACCTTGAGAGCCTGCAGTACTT GAGGCTCAACAACAACACCCTTTCTGGTCCATTCCCTTCAGCATCAGCTAACTTGTCCCAGCTCGTTTTCCT AGACTTGTCATATAATAACCTGAGTGGTCCAATACCGGGATCTTTGGCAAGAACATTCAA CATAGTTGGGAATCCTCTCATCTGCGGCACCAACACCGAGGAAGATTGCTACGGGACTGCCCCAATGCCGATGTCCTACAAGCTCAATAGCTCGCAGGGTGCTCCGCCACTGGCAAAATCCAAAAGCCACAAGTTTGTTGCAGTTGCATTCGGTGCAGCAATTGGTTGCATCAGCATCCTCTCCCTCGCTGCCGGATTCCTGTTCTGGTGGAGGCACCGTAGAAACCGGCAGATCCTTTTCGACGTCGACG ACCAACACATGGAGAACGTTGGCCTTGGAAACGTGAAGAGGTTCCAGTTCAGGGAGCTCCAGGCCGCGACAGACAAGTTCAGCGGCAAGAACCTGCTAGGGAAAGGTGGCTTTGGGTTCGTTTACAGAGGGCAGCTCCCTGACGGGACTCTCGTGGCTGTGAAGCGACTGAAGGACGGCAATGTCGCGGGAGGCGAGGCGCAGTTCCAGACTGAGGTTGAGATGATCAGCTTGGCGCTGCACAGAAACCTTCTCAGGCTCTATGGGTTTTGCACGACCGCCACCGAGAGGCTGCTGGTCTACCCATACATGTCTAACGGAAGCGTCGCGTCGCGCCTGAAAG GGAAGCCGCCTTTGGACTGGGCGACCAGGAGGAGGATAGCTCTTGGCGCAGGGAGGGGGCTGCTGTACCTGCACGAGCAGTGTGACCCCAAGATCATACACAGGGACGTCAAAGCAGCCAACGTCCTGCTAGATGACTGCTGCGAGGCCATCGTTGGTGACTTTGGGCTCGCGAAGCTCCTGGACCACCGGGACTCGCATGTCACCACTGCGGTGCGAGGCACCGTCGGTCACATCGCGCCCGAGTACCTCTCCACTGGCCAGTCGTCTGACAAGACCGACGTCTTCGGGTTTGGCATCCTGCTGCTGGAGCTGGTCACTGGTCAGACCGCGCTGGAGTTCGGGAAGGCAGCAAACCAGAAGAAGGGAGCCATGCTTGATTGG CAAagcattgttgttgttgttgttggtcAGGTGAAGAAGATGCACCAGGAGAAGAAGCTGGACGTTCTGGTGGACAAGGGGCTGAGGAGCAGGTACGACGGGATCGAGATGGAGGAGATGGTGCAGGTGGCGTTGCTGTGCACGCAGTACCTCCCCGGCCACCGGCCGAAGATGTCGGAGGTGGTCCGGATGCTGGAAGGTGACGGGCTCGCAGAGCGGTGGCAGGCTTCGCAGCGCGCGGACTCGCACAAGTCCTTCAAAGTGCCCGACTTCACTTTCAGCCGCTGCTACTCCGACCTTACCGACGACTCGTCATTGCTGGTGCAGGCCGTCGAGCTGTCCGGCCCAAGATGA
- the LOC100382590 gene encoding putative leucine-rich repeat receptor-like protein kinase family protein isoform X2, which translates to MEAAPPTSPPSLVLLLLLLLLIISPPSSAFLSPKGVNPEVQALMTIKSMLKDPRGVLKNWDQDSVDPCSWTTVSCSPENFVTGLEVPGQNLSGLLSPSIGNLTNLETVLMQNNNITGPIPAEIGKLTKLKTLDLSSNHLYGGIPASVGHLESLQYLRLNNNTLSGPFPSASANLSQLVFLDLSYNNLSGPIPGSLARTFNIVGNPLICGTNTEEDCYGTAPMPMSYKLNSSQGAPPLAKSKSHKFVAVAFGAAIGCISILSLAAGFLFWWRHRRNRQILFDVDDQHMENVGLGNVKRFQFRELQAATDKFSGKNLLGKGGFGFVYRGQLPDGTLVAVKRLKDGNVAGGEAQFQTEVEMISLALHRNLLRLYGFCTTATERLLVYPYMSNGSVASRLKGKPPLDWATRRRIALGAGRGLLYLHEQCDPKIIHRDVKAANVLLDDCCEAIVGDFGLAKLLDHRDSHVTTAVRGTVGHIAPEYLSTGQSSDKTDVFGFGILLLELVTGQTALEFGKAANQKKGAMLDWVKKMHQEKKLDVLVDKGLRSRYDGIEMEEMVQVALLCTQYLPGHRPKMSEVVRMLEGDGLAERWQASQRADSHKSFKVPDFTFSRCYSDLTDDSSLLVQAVELSGPR; encoded by the exons ATGGAGGCGGCGCCTCCAACTTCTCCACCCTCCCTGGTGCTactcttgctgctgctgctgctcatcATCTCTCCCCCTTCCAGCGCTTTCCTCTCCCCCAAGGGCGTCAAccctgaag TGCAAGCTCTGATGACGATCAAGAGCATGCTCAAGGACCCCCGTGGCGTCCTCAAGAACTGGGACCAGGACTCCGTGGATCCCTGCAGCTGGACCACCGTCAGCTGCTCGCCAGAGAATTTCGTCACCGGACT GGAGGTCCCAGGACAGAACCTCTCTGGCTTGCTCTCCCCGAGCATAGGGAACCTGACCAACCTTGAGACTGT TCTCATGCAGAACAACAACATCACCGGCCCAATCCCAGCAGAGATTGGCAAGCTTACAAAGCTCAAGACACTTGATCTCTCCAGCAACCACCTGTACGGTGGAATCCCCGCTTCTGTAGGCCACCTTGAGAGCCTGCAGTACTT GAGGCTCAACAACAACACCCTTTCTGGTCCATTCCCTTCAGCATCAGCTAACTTGTCCCAGCTCGTTTTCCT AGACTTGTCATATAATAACCTGAGTGGTCCAATACCGGGATCTTTGGCAAGAACATTCAA CATAGTTGGGAATCCTCTCATCTGCGGCACCAACACCGAGGAAGATTGCTACGGGACTGCCCCAATGCCGATGTCCTACAAGCTCAATAGCTCGCAGGGTGCTCCGCCACTGGCAAAATCCAAAAGCCACAAGTTTGTTGCAGTTGCATTCGGTGCAGCAATTGGTTGCATCAGCATCCTCTCCCTCGCTGCCGGATTCCTGTTCTGGTGGAGGCACCGTAGAAACCGGCAGATCCTTTTCGACGTCGACG ACCAACACATGGAGAACGTTGGCCTTGGAAACGTGAAGAGGTTCCAGTTCAGGGAGCTCCAGGCCGCGACAGACAAGTTCAGCGGCAAGAACCTGCTAGGGAAAGGTGGCTTTGGGTTCGTTTACAGAGGGCAGCTCCCTGACGGGACTCTCGTGGCTGTGAAGCGACTGAAGGACGGCAATGTCGCGGGAGGCGAGGCGCAGTTCCAGACTGAGGTTGAGATGATCAGCTTGGCGCTGCACAGAAACCTTCTCAGGCTCTATGGGTTTTGCACGACCGCCACCGAGAGGCTGCTGGTCTACCCATACATGTCTAACGGAAGCGTCGCGTCGCGCCTGAAAG GGAAGCCGCCTTTGGACTGGGCGACCAGGAGGAGGATAGCTCTTGGCGCAGGGAGGGGGCTGCTGTACCTGCACGAGCAGTGTGACCCCAAGATCATACACAGGGACGTCAAAGCAGCCAACGTCCTGCTAGATGACTGCTGCGAGGCCATCGTTGGTGACTTTGGGCTCGCGAAGCTCCTGGACCACCGGGACTCGCATGTCACCACTGCGGTGCGAGGCACCGTCGGTCACATCGCGCCCGAGTACCTCTCCACTGGCCAGTCGTCTGACAAGACCGACGTCTTCGGGTTTGGCATCCTGCTGCTGGAGCTGGTCACTGGTCAGACCGCGCTGGAGTTCGGGAAGGCAGCAAACCAGAAGAAGGGAGCCATGCTTGATTGG GTGAAGAAGATGCACCAGGAGAAGAAGCTGGACGTTCTGGTGGACAAGGGGCTGAGGAGCAGGTACGACGGGATCGAGATGGAGGAGATGGTGCAGGTGGCGTTGCTGTGCACGCAGTACCTCCCCGGCCACCGGCCGAAGATGTCGGAGGTGGTCCGGATGCTGGAAGGTGACGGGCTCGCAGAGCGGTGGCAGGCTTCGCAGCGCGCGGACTCGCACAAGTCCTTCAAAGTGCCCGACTTCACTTTCAGCCGCTGCTACTCCGACCTTACCGACGACTCGTCATTGCTGGTGCAGGCCGTCGAGCTGTCCGGCCCAAGATGA
- the LOC100382590 gene encoding putative leucine-rich repeat receptor-like protein kinase family protein, which produces MLDFVAMSRRLNNNTLSGPFPSASANLSQLVFLDLSYNNLSGPIPGSLARTFNIVGNPLICGTNTEEDCYGTAPMPMSYKLNSSQGAPPLAKSKSHKFVAVAFGAAIGCISILSLAAGFLFWWRHRRNRQILFDVDDQHMENVGLGNVKRFQFRELQAATDKFSGKNLLGKGGFGFVYRGQLPDGTLVAVKRLKDGNVAGGEAQFQTEVEMISLALHRNLLRLYGFCTTATERLLVYPYMSNGSVASRLKGKPPLDWATRRRIALGAGRGLLYLHEQCDPKIIHRDVKAANVLLDDCCEAIVGDFGLAKLLDHRDSHVTTAVRGTVGHIAPEYLSTGQSSDKTDVFGFGILLLELVTGQTALEFGKAANQKKGAMLDWVKKMHQEKKLDVLVDKGLRSRYDGIEMEEMVQVALLCTQYLPGHRPKMSEVVRMLEGDGLAERWQASQRADSHKSFKVPDFTFSRCYSDLTDDSSLLVQAVELSGPR; this is translated from the exons ATGCTGGATTTTGTTGCCATGTCCAGGAGGCTCAACAACAACACCCTTTCTGGTCCATTCCCTTCAGCATCAGCTAACTTGTCCCAGCTCGTTTTCCT AGACTTGTCATATAATAACCTGAGTGGTCCAATACCGGGATCTTTGGCAAGAACATTCAA CATAGTTGGGAATCCTCTCATCTGCGGCACCAACACCGAGGAAGATTGCTACGGGACTGCCCCAATGCCGATGTCCTACAAGCTCAATAGCTCGCAGGGTGCTCCGCCACTGGCAAAATCCAAAAGCCACAAGTTTGTTGCAGTTGCATTCGGTGCAGCAATTGGTTGCATCAGCATCCTCTCCCTCGCTGCCGGATTCCTGTTCTGGTGGAGGCACCGTAGAAACCGGCAGATCCTTTTCGACGTCGACG ACCAACACATGGAGAACGTTGGCCTTGGAAACGTGAAGAGGTTCCAGTTCAGGGAGCTCCAGGCCGCGACAGACAAGTTCAGCGGCAAGAACCTGCTAGGGAAAGGTGGCTTTGGGTTCGTTTACAGAGGGCAGCTCCCTGACGGGACTCTCGTGGCTGTGAAGCGACTGAAGGACGGCAATGTCGCGGGAGGCGAGGCGCAGTTCCAGACTGAGGTTGAGATGATCAGCTTGGCGCTGCACAGAAACCTTCTCAGGCTCTATGGGTTTTGCACGACCGCCACCGAGAGGCTGCTGGTCTACCCATACATGTCTAACGGAAGCGTCGCGTCGCGCCTGAAAG GGAAGCCGCCTTTGGACTGGGCGACCAGGAGGAGGATAGCTCTTGGCGCAGGGAGGGGGCTGCTGTACCTGCACGAGCAGTGTGACCCCAAGATCATACACAGGGACGTCAAAGCAGCCAACGTCCTGCTAGATGACTGCTGCGAGGCCATCGTTGGTGACTTTGGGCTCGCGAAGCTCCTGGACCACCGGGACTCGCATGTCACCACTGCGGTGCGAGGCACCGTCGGTCACATCGCGCCCGAGTACCTCTCCACTGGCCAGTCGTCTGACAAGACCGACGTCTTCGGGTTTGGCATCCTGCTGCTGGAGCTGGTCACTGGTCAGACCGCGCTGGAGTTCGGGAAGGCAGCAAACCAGAAGAAGGGAGCCATGCTTGATTGG GTGAAGAAGATGCACCAGGAGAAGAAGCTGGACGTTCTGGTGGACAAGGGGCTGAGGAGCAGGTACGACGGGATCGAGATGGAGGAGATGGTGCAGGTGGCGTTGCTGTGCACGCAGTACCTCCCCGGCCACCGGCCGAAGATGTCGGAGGTGGTCCGGATGCTGGAAGGTGACGGGCTCGCAGAGCGGTGGCAGGCTTCGCAGCGCGCGGACTCGCACAAGTCCTTCAAAGTGCCCGACTTCACTTTCAGCCGCTGCTACTCCGACCTTACCGACGACTCGTCATTGCTGGTGCAGGCCGTCGAGCTGTCCGGCCCAAGATGA